GACAGGAGCTTCCAGTTTGTCGGCCTGAATGACAGGAATACTCAGACTCTTGTCGGCAGCTGTAAAAACCAAACTGGCTTTACGTACCACTTCTGTCGTATTACTCTCGGTAGTGACTTTCAAAGTGGCTGTTCCTTTTCCTGTAACAGGAGTTACTGTACACCATTTAACCGGAGTATGGGTCGGTTCATCCACTACTTCGACATTCCATTCTACCGCATTGGTTTGTAGAGTAATATCCTTTTCACCTCCTCCAATGTTATATTGCAGTTCTTTAGAGTCCGCAGCCAAAGAAGTTTCGCTGGCTTCTTGCTCCACAGTTACTATCTTTATCTCCTGCGATTCATTGATAAGAAAAGTCAGTTCTGCCGTACGAGGTTCATTCCATGGATTCTCAGAATACGAAACAGGCACTTGGGAATATTTGAACCCTTCTGTTTCTGATACGCTGCACCATGCTTGTGAACTACTTAACGTCCATTTATCATCAGATATCACTTTCAATATATAGGTTCCCTCTGGTCCCGGTACTTGTAGAGGGGACTGAGTGAGCTCGTTTAAGGTCAAATAAGTTTCAGCGACCTTTGCATCCGGTTCGGGATATACAATATCTTCTTGTTGACACCCCGCGAAACATACAGCAGTCAGCATGATGACGGCTAGTTTACGATACTTATTTTTCATATGTTATAAATTAAAGATTATAATTCCGATACTTCTTATTTGAGATATTCTTCTACAGGAGTATACCATTTGCCAACCTTGAATTCGATCTCACTTTCTACTCCGATATGATCTGCCATTTTTTGGTAATCATGAATCATTCGGTTCAGTATTTCAGGCTCCCTATCTGCGAGATTCCGCATTTCAGTAGGATCATTCTTCAAGTTGTATAGCCTCCATTTCGGCTCTTTATATTCCTGCACTATTTTCCATTCTCCGTCACGCAGCATTTTGTTGCCTTCGTGTTCCACAATGGTCGGTTTGGTTTGCTTTACCGGTTCTCCCTTTAATAAAGGCAGTAAGGATATACCTTCCATTGGAGGTACTTTATGGCCGCCACGCGAAGAGGGATAAGTAGCGCCTGTAAGTTTCACCAAAGTAGGCATGATATCTACTATATGTCCGTAATTGTCTTTTTGAATAGTGCCGTTCAGACTTTTATCAATTCCATTCGGATAGGAAACAATAAACGGTGTGTTGCAACCTCCTTCATGACCGTGATGTTTGTACAAGAAGAATGGTGCATTAGCAACGTCTGCCCAGGCAGCACCCAGAAAAACTGTACTCCCCGCTGAACCGGGATTCTTTCCAGCAAAGCGTCCTTCTATGCCCGGTTCTCCATTTCCACCATTGTCCGAAAGGAGGATAATCAGGGTATTATCCAGCACACCTTTTTCTTTTAAATGTTCTACCACACGCCCGATACTCCGATCTACTTCCTCAATAACAGCTGCATAAATAGCCATCTGCATGTCATAGCGCTCCTTTTCTTCCTGAGTCAGTGAATCCCATTCCGGAACCTTGGGATTACGAGGTGTTAACTGGTCAGGACGCTCGAATAACCCTAATTCTAATTGCTTTTTGAATCGTGCATTACGCACATCTTCCCATCCCTTCATATATTTTCCCTTATATTTATTGATGGTTTCTACAGGAGCCTGCAAGGGAAAATGTGCAGCATTATGTGCCAGATACCAAAAGAAGGGCTGTTTTTCTTCAATAGCTTCATCAATAAACTTTAATCCAAAATCTGTCCACAAATGAGTAGAATACCAATTTTCAGGTAAACGATCATCATCGAATCCAATTTCTTCATCATTCAAATAAAGATTTCGTTGGTTGGTTCTTTCTTTTTTATTCTTCTTCAATGATTTGTCAGAAGAAAAATAATAGCCGCCAAACGGAGCGTTCAGTGAACGGTCAAATCCTCTGCTTATTGGAGTAACACCTTGAAAATATCCTAAATGCCATTTACCTGTCATGACATTAAAATATCCAGCTGTTTTCAATGCTTCAGGCAAGAAAACATTATTCTCATTTGGATATCCCTGATATGCCGGATAACCCGGAACTTTCCCTAAAGCACCATTCCCAACTTGATGAGGATATAAACCAGTAATCAACGAAGCCCTGGTTGGCGCACTCCGAGCCTGGTTATAAAAATGACGTAGTCTAATACCATTTTCAGCAAGCCGATCTATATTAGGAGTATTTATTTCCGAACCATAACATCCGAAATCGGAATATCCGACATCATCCAATAATATAAGGACAATATTAGGTTTTGATACATTCTGCTGGGCCAATACAGGACAAGCACCTATTGACGCACCAAGGGTCAACATAAAAGTATAATCTATTCTTTTCATGGCTATATATTATTTTTTATTATTAGGAAATGGAATTAAAACTTTTGTCTCAGCTGCCCATACGGCCCATTTGTCCGATAACTGTTTAAGGATATCCGGATGAACGGCTGACAAATCACAAGCCTCCACGCGGTCTTTCCCGATATCATATAATTCCCAAACTTTTCCTTCCTGATCCCATACCGCTTTCCAGTTTTTCCAACGGACAGCTCTATTACCCTGATGTTCCCAATACATATATTCATGAATGGAAGAAACTTTTCCTTTTATAGCCGGCATAAGATCAGTGCCCACTAAAGGATGTATCTTATTACCATTGTGAAAGGTAGAAGGATATGTGGCACCAGTTACATTCAGTATGGTCGGCATGATATCCGGAAGATATCCGGGAACGTGGCACCATGTATTTTCAAAACCTTTCAAACGATTTTTCCATGTAATTATCAACGGAGTAGATATTCCCCCTTCGTATGCACGTTGTTTGTACTTTCTGAATGGAGTATTTGAGGTCTGAGCCCAAGCTTTGCCATACGAAGGATGGCCGCTTACCGCCGGATTATTGATATCTTTTTGCTTGCCACCACCAAGTTCATTATGCGGTTCGGCACATGCCCCGTTATCAGACATGAAAAAGATCAAAGTATTATCCAACTTTCCACTCTTTTTCAGGCTCTCAATCAGTTTTCCTATGTTATAATCCATACAATGCACTTGTGCAGCATAAACAGCCATTCTATAAGCTGTATGATCTTTTTCTGCTTCAGAGAGCTCTTCCCACTGACGATTCTCCCATTCAGCAAAACCGATCTCTGAGTCGATTATTCCTAAATCGGCCATACGTTTATGGCGTTCTTTACGAATCTGGTCCCAGCCTTTCGTACGATACAGTTCATAATATTTCTCTATATCTGCTTCTTTAGCTTGTAAAGGCCAATGCGGAGCATTATATGCTAAATATAAGAAAAAGGGAGTATTATCTTTTTGTTCATTTATAAAATTAACGGCATAGTCTGTAAACGCATCGGTAGTATAATAAGGTGCCTCGGGTGCAGGTAACTTTTCGTTGTCTAGGACCAATCCTCTTTCACCTTCTGGCCTCAGATAACTGCAAGCCCCTGCCAATATACCATAAAAACGTTCAAAACCACGCTGCAAAGGCCATTTTTCCATGCCATGCATCCCTAAATGCCATTTGCCCGTCATATAGGTATGGTAACCTGAACTTTTAAGAACTTCGGCAATAGTCACACAATTACGGTTCAAAGCCCCCCTATATTCAGCAACACCCCAGTCTTTCGGATCTTTATCGACATTTTTAAAAGGATCTTCTGACATCCATCCTATCCCAGCTTGATGTTGATACAAACCAGTCATAAGACTTGCCCGGGTTGGGCAGGAACGAGAAGTATTATAAAATTGAGTCAGCCGGATTCCCTGTAACGCCAAACTATCAATATGCGGGGTTTCTATCTCGCTACCATAACATCCGATATCGGAATAACCCATATCATCTGCCAATATCATAACTATGTTCGGACGCTCTTGTCCCGAGAGATTTCCAAACTGTAAAAAGGATAAAGCAACTATGCCTCCTATTCTTTTTCGAGATATAAAATTACCATCCATCATAATACATATTGTTTTATATACTTCTATTATTTCCACATTGGCTTGATAACATTTTCTTTATCAATCGTTATACTATATACGTCATTTTCCTTTTTTAAGATTAACGGAACAATGCGTGTCTTACGCGGCTGCACAATTGAATCTGAATGATGAACATGATATACATAGTAATATCTTCCGTCCAAACCTTTAAACAAATCCCCATGTCCGGAGCCGTTTTCGTGGACGATGCTTCGGTGAATAATAGGATTGTTTGCATGCTTCTTCCACGGACCGTAAGGAGACGTAGACGTAGCATATCCCACAGCATAATCTATATTCTTGAAATGATTGGCAGAATAGAACAAATAATATAAATCATCGAGTTTGACAACAGTAGGACCTTCCATTACTGGTGCCGATTTATAATTAGGCGTTCTTTCCCATGCCTCCGTATTATCGAAACACTTTTTCAGAGTTTCGGGCTTAATACAGCCTTTCTGCAAGTCAAATTCAGCTACCCACAGATAATTTCCTTTGTTGAAACGTACATGATACAAGTAGTACTTTCCATCTGAATCTTTGAATAAAAATGAATCGATATTTTTGGCCGTCTCGTCAATAGGACGTATGGAGTCTTGTCTGAATGGACCATATACAGAGTTGGAGGATGCCAGTGCAGTATGTTCATTAGCCGTATATGTCAGATAATACCTATTTCCTTCCTTAAATAATTGCGGAGCCCAGAATCCTCTTTCACCATAAGCGGAATCTCCCTTGCGTAGTATCAACTGAAGAGTATCTCCATTAGCAGTCTTCCATTCCTTCAAATCTGTAGATTCGAATATAGCAAATCCATTAGGTTCTCTATTGCGCGTACCTGTGAGATAATACTTGCCATTTTCTACAAATATAGTCGGATCTGCAAAGGTAATTTCATTCAATTTATCGTCTGTTTTTTCTTCTTTTGCAGTCTTGCAACATACACAAGCTAAAATGGTGAATGTCGCCAATAAAAATTGGATGAGTGTTTTCATATGATTCTAAAAAGTTAA
This sequence is a window from Bacteroides thetaiotaomicron VPI-5482. Protein-coding genes within it:
- a CDS encoding BACON domain-containing protein, coding for MKNKYRKLAVIMLTAVCFAGCQQEDIVYPEPDAKVAETYLTLNELTQSPLQVPGPEGTYILKVISDDKWTLSSSQAWCSVSETEGFKYSQVPVSYSENPWNEPRTAELTFLINESQEIKIVTVEQEASETSLAADSKELQYNIGGGEKDITLQTNAVEWNVEVVDEPTHTPVKWCTVTPVTGKGTATLKVTTESNTTEVVRKASLVFTAADKSLSIPVIQADKLEAPVITLDDHNDFLLSWNEITGVDGYKLKVIADQNENTIDIPSGTASYNLDVIDWKGYVGMVSIQLFSYANIGGGTVAQMGSEIIEAHNLFDETSGDGEKGSEYIITKPRHLRNVQQVS
- a CDS encoding glycoside hydrolase family 43 protein, with translation MKTLIQFLLATFTILACVCCKTAKEEKTDDKLNEITFADPTIFVENGKYYLTGTRNREPNGFAIFESTDLKEWKTANGDTLQLILRKGDSAYGERGFWAPQLFKEGNRYYLTYTANEHTALASSNSVYGPFRQDSIRPIDETAKNIDSFLFKDSDGKYYLYHVRFNKGNYLWVAEFDLQKGCIKPETLKKCFDNTEAWERTPNYKSAPVMEGPTVVKLDDLYYLFYSANHFKNIDYAVGYATSTSPYGPWKKHANNPIIHRSIVHENGSGHGDLFKGLDGRYYYVYHVHHSDSIVQPRKTRIVPLILKKENDVYSITIDKENVIKPMWK
- a CDS encoding arylsulfatase — translated: MKRIDYTFMLTLGASIGACPVLAQQNVSKPNIVLILLDDVGYSDFGCYGSEINTPNIDRLAENGIRLRHFYNQARSAPTRASLITGLYPHQVGNGALGKVPGYPAYQGYPNENNVFLPEALKTAGYFNVMTGKWHLGYFQGVTPISRGFDRSLNAPFGGYYFSSDKSLKKNKKERTNQRNLYLNDEEIGFDDDRLPENWYSTHLWTDFGLKFIDEAIEEKQPFFWYLAHNAAHFPLQAPVETINKYKGKYMKGWEDVRNARFKKQLELGLFERPDQLTPRNPKVPEWDSLTQEEKERYDMQMAIYAAVIEEVDRSIGRVVEHLKEKGVLDNTLIILLSDNGGNGEPGIEGRFAGKNPGSAGSTVFLGAAWADVANAPFFLYKHHGHEGGCNTPFIVSYPNGIDKSLNGTIQKDNYGHIVDIMPTLVKLTGATYPSSRGGHKVPPMEGISLLPLLKGEPVKQTKPTIVEHEGNKMLRDGEWKIVQEYKEPKWRLYNLKNDPTEMRNLADREPEILNRMIHDYQKMADHIGVESEIEFKVGKWYTPVEEYLK
- a CDS encoding arylsulfatase translates to MILADDMGYSDIGCYGSEIETPHIDSLALQGIRLTQFYNTSRSCPTRASLMTGLYQHQAGIGWMSEDPFKNVDKDPKDWGVAEYRGALNRNCVTIAEVLKSSGYHTYMTGKWHLGMHGMEKWPLQRGFERFYGILAGACSYLRPEGERGLVLDNEKLPAPEAPYYTTDAFTDYAVNFINEQKDNTPFFLYLAYNAPHWPLQAKEADIEKYYELYRTKGWDQIRKERHKRMADLGIIDSEIGFAEWENRQWEELSEAEKDHTAYRMAVYAAQVHCMDYNIGKLIESLKKSGKLDNTLIFFMSDNGACAEPHNELGGGKQKDINNPAVSGHPSYGKAWAQTSNTPFRKYKQRAYEGGISTPLIITWKNRLKGFENTWCHVPGYLPDIMPTILNVTGATYPSTFHNGNKIHPLVGTDLMPAIKGKVSSIHEYMYWEHQGNRAVRWKNWKAVWDQEGKVWELYDIGKDRVEACDLSAVHPDILKQLSDKWAVWAAETKVLIPFPNNKK